In Rheinheimera sp. MM224, one DNA window encodes the following:
- a CDS encoding type II secretion system F family protein translates to MAIFSYTARDRQGQAISGSIEAGSETAAADMLLQRSQIPIKIQLQEEKQSGAAIVWPWQRVSMTELIIFSRQMYSLMKAGIPIIRAIVGLAESTSSSALNTVLLDLAEQLEKGRTLSAAMAQHPKIFSRLVVSIVHVGENTGRLDESFLQLSSYFEQEMETKKQIKQATRYPTFVLFAIAVAMVLMNVLVIPQFAAMFAKFNTELPWATRVLLASSNLFINHWKLMLAALIGSIWALRMYLQTEKGRYQWSYWKLKTPLMGSIIVRATLGRFCRSFSMMLRAGVPLTSALTLVAEAVDNDYMAEKIREMRKNIERGESLLRVAVQSELFTPLVLQMLAVGEETGQVDDMLTEVASFYEREVAYDLKALTAKIEPILICVVSGMVLILALGIFTPMWDMLNAYKGG, encoded by the coding sequence ATGGCAATCTTCAGCTACACAGCCAGAGACCGGCAAGGTCAAGCGATCAGCGGTAGTATCGAAGCAGGTAGTGAAACCGCTGCAGCAGATATGCTGCTGCAACGTAGCCAAATTCCAATAAAAATTCAGCTGCAGGAAGAAAAACAATCCGGCGCAGCTATTGTCTGGCCATGGCAACGGGTCAGTATGACCGAGCTAATTATTTTTTCTCGCCAGATGTATTCGCTGATGAAAGCCGGTATTCCTATTATCCGCGCTATTGTCGGTTTAGCGGAAAGCACCAGTTCCTCTGCTTTAAATACGGTGTTGTTGGATTTAGCTGAACAGTTGGAAAAAGGCCGCACTTTATCTGCGGCTATGGCACAGCACCCGAAGATATTCAGCCGTTTGGTGGTGTCTATTGTCCATGTCGGTGAAAACACCGGTCGTTTAGATGAATCCTTTTTGCAACTTTCCAGCTACTTTGAACAGGAAATGGAAACCAAAAAGCAAATTAAACAAGCCACCCGTTATCCAACTTTTGTACTTTTTGCTATTGCAGTGGCTATGGTACTGATGAATGTGCTGGTAATACCGCAATTCGCAGCCATGTTTGCTAAATTTAATACAGAGCTGCCCTGGGCGACCCGGGTCTTGCTGGCTAGTTCCAATTTATTTATTAACCACTGGAAACTGATGCTGGCGGCGCTGATCGGCAGTATCTGGGCTTTGAGGATGTATTTACAGACAGAAAAAGGCCGCTATCAATGGAGTTACTGGAAGCTTAAAACCCCTTTAATGGGTTCTATTATTGTCCGGGCGACACTGGGACGTTTTTGCCGTAGCTTTTCTATGATGCTAAGGGCTGGTGTGCCTTTAACTTCAGCCTTAACCCTGGTGGCTGAAGCCGTAGATAATGATTATATGGCGGAAAAAATCCGCGAGATGCGAAAAAATATAGAACGCGGTGAGAGCTTACTGCGGGTGGCAGTACAAAGTGAATTATTTACGCCTTTAGTGCTCCAAATGTTAGCTGTGGGCGAAGAAACAGGCCAGGTTGACGATATGTTGACGGAAGTTGCCTCCTTTTATGAAAGAGAAGTGGCATACGACTTAAAAGCACTGACGGCAAAGATAGAGCCCATTCTGATTTGTGTGGTATCAGGTATGGTATTGATTTTGGCCTTAGGTATCTTTACCCCTATGTGGGACATGCTAAACGCCTACAAGGGTGGTTAG
- a CDS encoding GspE/PulE family protein, translating into MLKPRLKMRLGDLLVHENIISEQQLQQALAQQQKTGRKLGSSLIDMQFLTEDQLLQFLSQQLKVDLLDISQQQIDPKAVALLPEVHARRFRALVLEDRGNSVLLGMSDPADLSVLDQIAPMLAPKDISIAIVRESQLISAFDRLYRRTKQIESFATQLKEEYAETDILDFGALSDPTDNDNTIVKLLQSIFEDAVQVRASDIHIEPDEKLLRIRQRVDGVLQENVLKEVSIVPALVLRLKLMAQLDISEKRLPQDGRFQIKIKGRTIDVRMSTMPVQYGESVVMRLLDQSAGLLTMEQTGMPDALLKRLRRILKTPHGMILVTGPTGSGKTTSLYGMLSELNKEGNKIITVEDPVEYRLPRINQVQVNHKIGLTFSNVLRTSLRQDPDIIMVGEMRDQETAEIGLRGALTGHLVLSTLHTNDAISSTLRLIDMGAAEYLVASALRAILAQRLVRRLCPHCKKPYTPDSSEISWLQHKHITPSQQFWRGEGCQNCNHTGYSGRIGVFELLVMNRELADALRRSDAEGFAIAARNNEGFRPLGDMALDYAMQGLTSIEEVIKVSEYLELEEPVSITTAELDLI; encoded by the coding sequence ATGTTAAAACCCAGACTAAAAATGCGACTTGGCGACCTGTTGGTGCATGAAAACATCATCAGTGAGCAGCAATTGCAGCAAGCCTTAGCGCAGCAGCAGAAAACTGGCCGCAAGCTGGGTAGTAGCCTGATTGATATGCAGTTTTTGACTGAAGACCAGTTACTGCAGTTTTTATCGCAACAGCTCAAAGTGGATTTGCTGGATATTAGTCAGCAGCAAATTGACCCTAAAGCTGTCGCCTTATTACCAGAAGTTCATGCCCGTCGTTTCCGCGCTTTAGTGTTGGAAGACAGAGGGAACTCCGTCTTGTTGGGCATGAGCGATCCAGCCGATTTGTCTGTGCTGGACCAGATAGCGCCTATGCTGGCACCCAAAGATATCTCTATTGCGATAGTACGGGAAAGCCAACTGATTAGCGCTTTTGACCGTTTATATCGTCGTACTAAACAGATTGAAAGTTTTGCCACTCAGCTCAAAGAAGAATACGCCGAAACCGATATTCTGGACTTTGGCGCCTTAAGCGACCCAACAGATAACGACAACACTATCGTCAAGCTGCTGCAATCTATTTTTGAGGATGCGGTGCAAGTGCGGGCTTCGGATATTCATATCGAACCGGACGAAAAACTGCTGCGTATTCGCCAGCGGGTCGACGGTGTATTGCAGGAAAACGTGTTAAAAGAAGTCAGTATAGTGCCGGCGTTGGTACTGCGTTTAAAGCTGATGGCGCAGCTGGATATTTCAGAAAAACGTTTGCCGCAGGATGGCCGTTTTCAAATCAAAATTAAAGGTCGCACTATAGATGTGCGGATGTCGACTATGCCTGTGCAATATGGCGAGTCGGTGGTAATGCGTTTATTAGACCAATCAGCAGGTTTGCTGACGATGGAACAAACCGGTATGCCGGATGCGCTGCTGAAACGTTTGCGCCGTATCTTAAAAACACCTCACGGTATGATTTTGGTCACTGGCCCTACAGGTTCGGGTAAAACCACCAGTTTGTACGGCATGCTCAGCGAGCTGAATAAAGAAGGCAATAAAATTATTACGGTGGAAGATCCGGTGGAATACCGCTTACCCCGGATTAATCAGGTACAGGTAAACCACAAAATAGGCCTGACCTTCAGTAACGTATTAAGAACCAGCTTACGTCAGGATCCCGACATCATCATGGTCGGTGAGATGCGTGATCAGGAAACCGCAGAAATTGGCTTACGTGGCGCTTTAACAGGTCACCTGGTGTTGTCGACTTTGCACACCAACGATGCAATCAGCAGTACCTTACGTTTAATTGATATGGGCGCCGCTGAATATTTAGTGGCTAGTGCCTTGCGGGCCATTCTGGCACAGCGACTGGTGCGACGTTTATGCCCGCATTGTAAGAAACCCTATACGCCGGACTCTTCTGAAATCAGTTGGTTACAGCACAAGCACATAACACCAAGCCAGCAGTTCTGGCGTGGTGAAGGTTGTCAGAACTGTAACCATACAGGTTATTCGGGTCGTATTGGCGTGTTTGAATTACTGGTGATGAACCGTGAACTGGCTGACGCCTTGCGCCGCAGTGACGCCGAAGGTTTTGCTATTGCTGCCCGTAACAACGAGGGCTTTAGGCCTTTGGGTGATATGGCGCTGGATTATGCGATGCAAGGGCTGACCAGCATAGAAGAAGTGATTAAAGTATCGGAATATCTTGAATTAGAAGAGCCAGTCAGTATTACTACTGCAGAGCTGGATCTTATCTAA
- a CDS encoding tetratricopeptide repeat protein: MSVINKMLRDLDKQQQQQQHRGFASFKPQRKSHLLLWGAVPLALLAGWCGQAWYMERFSIKTEQATTAAEVQKGQVHPLAAVAELVPQAQNLAAVTNVPAEPVSLQDVVATRVSPEAAAQLAKKPVAEPVIVAEPELQPFVNQPVAEERVVEVVVAEPEPVAASNETSLADTTATDEVQVNEFDQSGDFAAESETAIEPDWNDTPQVADKPRSLAIEKVQLSPEQQKDLLKNKAQKAESIGKLTQAVSYWQQVRQLEPSRSEAYLELARLAQIQRNDAGAVQILEQASAAGVQDPKLSMALAALALKQQDWSKALSYLQYEPDIFNYTDFYALKAAALQKTSQHAQAVQVFQQLARQQPEQARWWLGMALSYDAMSQTEQALRAYRQVAVNGFGLSAESLDYVKKRIAALE; this comes from the coding sequence ATGAGCGTGATCAATAAGATGTTGCGTGATTTAGACAAGCAGCAACAGCAACAACAGCACAGAGGTTTTGCCAGCTTTAAACCACAACGTAAGTCACATCTGTTGTTGTGGGGAGCTGTGCCTCTGGCTTTATTAGCGGGCTGGTGTGGTCAGGCCTGGTATATGGAGCGGTTCTCCATTAAAACCGAACAAGCCACTACAGCAGCTGAAGTACAAAAAGGTCAGGTGCATCCGCTCGCTGCTGTCGCAGAGCTGGTGCCGCAGGCTCAAAATCTGGCTGCCGTCACTAATGTCCCGGCAGAACCCGTCAGCCTGCAGGATGTGGTGGCTACCCGTGTATCACCAGAAGCTGCAGCTCAGCTGGCTAAGAAGCCAGTAGCAGAACCAGTCATAGTAGCAGAACCTGAATTACAGCCTTTTGTAAACCAGCCTGTAGCTGAAGAGCGTGTCGTTGAGGTTGTTGTGGCTGAACCTGAACCTGTTGCTGCTAGCAATGAAACTTCGTTGGCCGATACAACAGCGACAGACGAAGTGCAGGTGAACGAATTTGACCAAAGCGGAGACTTTGCCGCCGAGTCTGAAACTGCTATTGAACCTGACTGGAACGATACACCGCAAGTTGCAGATAAACCCCGTTCTCTGGCTATTGAAAAAGTACAACTCAGTCCGGAACAACAAAAAGACTTACTAAAGAACAAAGCGCAAAAGGCTGAATCTATCGGCAAGTTAACTCAGGCTGTAAGTTACTGGCAACAGGTTCGTCAGCTTGAACCCTCCCGCAGTGAGGCTTATTTAGAGTTGGCGCGTCTGGCTCAAATTCAGCGGAATGACGCAGGTGCTGTGCAAATTCTGGAACAGGCAAGTGCCGCCGGTGTGCAGGATCCAAAGTTATCTATGGCGCTGGCCGCTTTAGCGCTGAAACAGCAAGACTGGAGCAAAGCGCTGAGCTACTTACAATACGAGCCGGACATCTTTAACTACACTGACTTTTATGCGTTAAAAGCTGCAGCGCTGCAAAAAACCAGTCAGCATGCACAAGCTGTACAAGTGTTTCAGCAATTGGCTCGTCAGCAGCCTGAACAGGCGCGTTGGTGGCTCGGTATGGCATTAAGTTACGATGCGATGTCTCAAACAGAGCAGGCATTGCGTGCTTATCGTCAGGTGGCAGTAAACGGCTTTGGCTTATCAGCAGAGAGCCTGGACTATGTAAAAAAACGCATAGCAGCGTTAGAGTGA